A region of the Vigna unguiculata cultivar IT97K-499-35 chromosome 9, ASM411807v1, whole genome shotgun sequence genome:
TCAAGACTGGATAATTGAGATCTCAGGTGGTCGTAATAATCTTATCGTGAAAATGATGAATTCATTCTGCTAGGAATTTCATTTCTTGTGCATGGCCAGCTTCCGTAGTTAGGCCTTTTAAACCATTCATCCTATCGTTTTATAATATACTGTTTGGATAGTCACTCCCCCTGTGCAAGAATATCAAGGTCTTCCATATGTCGGTGAAGTTGTATGAGATAGGGTAATATGCTTAAAATGTGATGAGGGATAGGAGAGGATGTTCTTCATTTGTGGTTAGAGGGTTCCTTTCTAGGCTTTTTTTTATGTTCGTCATTGCTTCATTTTGTATGAGATCCCCAAAGTTGTTCCAATTTATTGATTTGGAATATACTTATTTCTGACTGACTTGGAATAATGTTTTTGATGCAGATTGAGATCGTTTACGATTATGGCCGTGAAGATAATAActgaaatttgaatttttctttagaACCTTTGCAATGAATAAAGGTCTCTGCAATCAAACTTTTCTGTGGGTTGTAGATTAAAAATCACCCTCATTTCCCCTCATGTGATGAGCATAAGCTGATACAGATTTAGTCCACCCTTGTCTATGATGTTGAAAAATTTGACCACCTCCGAAACAGATGGTACTTGGATCATTGAATGTTTTAAGATTCTGTCATTGATACATGTTAATGTGAGTTTGGAGTTTTCATTTGCATAACTCATCTATCATTGCAACCATATTATAACTTCTGTGCTGCACATTCAATGGTTAATGAAAGCTGGCTTACTTCCAATCAGAGTTGGGAacattattttgatttaaaggTTTCTATTATTGAAACGAGAAcaatataatacataatttatgcAAAGAAATTTACTATATAAGAAAATTCTGGCTCCGTAGCTAGTGCAGTATCACATACGACTAGAATAATAGAATTGATCATGCAAAGAATGCGTGACAATGTAGAATTGATATCTATTCAGTTGTCTATAATCAAACTGGTGGGAGTGCTGCAGCCCATTCAACCAGCTATTAAATACATTATCaacgatattttaattttcatttgcgattttttaattttttttttctcctttctgTTGGTGTATAGTTTTTAACTGGAGCAATTTGAAGTTAGTCATgtttttgagtttggttttTTTAGTTTGGTTTGACGAACTAGAAGGAGACCAGTTCCCCTCTTCTAATTCGTTTTGGGGTGAGTTAAAGTCCTAATTTTAGTCAAGATAATAAATGTTTAAACCCTATGAGATAAATGAGATAAACTCTTGCTATATCTTGTTAGCATTGAAGATgggtaattattattattattatttgttcacACATTAGTcagatgagaaaaaaataatctataattcACTATggtattttcaaaaaattgctCAATAACTATggtaaacaattattttaaaggcTCTGAATTAGTTACAAGTATCTTATTAATAAAGGGTatgaattagtttaaaaaattgaagttatttaAGCGGCAGAAGCATGTATTACAAAcgttaaaactatttaaaagttaagaaatttacttcaaaatattaaaaaaagagcAAACTATGATAAACATTTTcgtattattataattaatcacGTAATTCAGTATTCAAATTTTAGTAGTATCATTTAAGTATGagataaatcaaattaaaagaggTACCTACTGATTTTTGTTCAAGATTCCTAACAATATTGATTATCATTTGAGGACTTACATAtcattattaagaaaattaaataaaaacttaagtAGACCGAGCTTTTCGGGTTGAGTTTTGAATGTTATCTGTGTTGAAGATATATCCTATGACGAATAGATAGATGTTTGCATATTAAATTATCTCTAATTTCCCATCCCAATACAATGTTCAATCCATTTTTTGGTGTTAAACGCTACTAACTTCATTTAACATATTCAGTGAACTCCACAAAAATACCTTCACAAACAAAGTTGTATGACTTTGCttcagtaaataaatataattgatagGCCTCCACCAAACACAATATATTTAGTTCAGACAAAGACTATATCTCAACTCCACAACTTTGTGTTCATTTGCGTCAAGAAATTATTCACATAAAAGACTTTCTTGCCAAAACAGAGAGAAGTATCAACAGTGATCAACTAAATctctttttgtttaaataagatCACAACTTTTCTGGGTTATTTACACTGGAATTAGTAATAAACCAATCAGAGTGAGCAAACcctgttattaaaataaaatgctaAAACACTTATTGACAGGGTTGTTATTCATAATTTGTGATAAAATGCTATCCAATTACGGTGCGGTCATTCTCATATGTTcacaaacaagaaagaaatCTCGTTTGGTATAAAACTAGACAGAAAATCCAAATGGGATTAAAACTAATCCACACTTCTTCTAGAGTCCTCCATAAGCGATTGAAGTAGTAATGCATTCTAATCTCTCAAGAAAAGCTGCAACTCAGAAATCAAAGTTTTCTAAagaaatcaaatccaaaaataagACTTTCCCACAATCAAATCCAACGCAGTATCTGCATATACAAAGTGTCCTATATCTCTCACAGCAAATCCTAAATACGATTATTTGACCATTTGCATAATTAACGGAAGAACATGTCTATTACAAACCCACCAGCATTAGAATTACTTTTAGTTTGGGAGGGATTTTTAGATATGAAACcctaatcaaataaaattaatagaatgGGGAAGCCAAGATTAAAGAAAAGtattgaatagaaaatagtaGTGAAAGTACATATATGAGTTGCAAACcctaaaatgaaattgaaatcagATTAGCTTGAAAGGAAGAGGCCAAGGGGTAGACCTGGGAACTTCCACCTTGTCCTTTATGCGCTCTATCATCTTCTCTTTCTTCGGCCGAGCGTTACCGTACGATCCCTTGAATCTCTTCCCTTTCTTTGTCTTCTTGTCCCCGCGCCCACACAATTGGGGCGCCGCCGCACTCTCCGCCTTCATGAACCACCGCGCAGCCACGCTGCACCGCTGCATCATGCTCACACCATTCGTAGCCATAGTAACTCTCATCTGCACCCGTTATTGCTTTTCCAATAACAACCCATCTTGCAACATCATATGGGCCGGGCTACTTTACCtgcatttctttttcatctcaTAGTTTGCTTTTTGCACCccatagaaattaaaattttcaagaaaatatatttttgtatggtGGAAtcgaaaatttaattttttaagtaaaaaatttaGATGTTGAAACTTATCTCGTAGTTTGCAGATTGtgtaatttttgaaaaactttagTGATTGAAACTTATTTAGTATTttgcataataaaaaaagttatattaaaattaaaaaaattgttttcatatttaCACTGTGCAATTAAGATGCT
Encoded here:
- the LOC114162680 gene encoding 30S ribosomal protein S31, mitochondrial; the protein is MRVTMATNGVSMMQRCSVAARWFMKAESAAAPQLCGRGDKKTKKGKRFKGSYGNARPKKEKMIERIKDKVEVPRSTPWPLPFKLI